The Streptomyces cyaneogriseus subsp. noncyanogenus region CCGGCGTGGGGGCGGGGAGCGGAGCGGGGGCGGGGAGCGGGGCCGGCGGCGTGCCGGGGTCGCCGGTGCGCGCGGAGAGGACGGCCCGGTAGGCCGCGGCGGACCGGGGATTGTGGTCGCACTGCCACACGCCGTGCGGGCAGTAATCCGTCAGCGTGTGGTAAAGGGCTTGGTGCTCGTCCATCCACGCGAGCATTCCCCGCACGTATGCGGCGTTGTCACCGTTGCGAAAGAGCCCCCATTCAGGATAGGAAATGGGCTTGCCGTGGGCTTTCGCGAATTCGACGTGCGCCCGGAGTCCGTAGGGCTCCGCCACCTGTTCGTCGAAGGACATGCCGCGCGGCTGGTCGTACGCGTCCATGCCGATGATGTCGACGGTGTCGTCCCCCGGATAGCACTCCGTCCACGGAATGGCGTCCCGGCCGCGGCTCGGCGCGAAGTCGAACCGGAATTTCTGGCCCGGCACCGAACGCATGGTGGTGACGATCCTGTTCCAGTACGTCTTCCAGGCCGCCGGGTCCGGCCCGCAGCGATGGGTGTACGTGATGCCGTTCATCTCCCAGCCGAGCACGATCACCGTGTCGGGCGCGTTCAGCCGGACCAGCCGCTCGCCGAGAGCCCGGAAGTGGTGATCGAACCGCCCGGCCGCGCCCGCGCGCAGCAGCCGGCGCACCTCGTCGTCCGGGAGCCCCTCCTCGTTGCGCTCCAGCATCGGCACGTTGAGGACGAAGATCCGGTCGGGCTTCCCGTTCCGCCACCGGGCCCACTCGTCGAGGAAGCCGGGGGCGCCCGCGATGTTGCTCCAGCGGTCGCCCGGGAGGTAGGTGTGGCCGACGCGCAGCTCGGCGCCGCCCAGCCAGCGGCTGAGCTCGTCCATCCGGGTCACACCGGGCGAGCCGTAGTGGAGGTAGGCACCGAAGGCGGGGGTCCGCTCCCTCGGGTCCCTCGGGTCCTTGGGGTCCTTGGGGTCCTTCGGGTCTCCGGGGTCCTTCGGGTCCCTGGGGTCCTTGGGGTCCCTCGGGTCCTTGGGGTCCTTGGGATCCTTCGGCGTGCTCGTGATCGGCGGGGCCTGGGTGAGCTGCGGGACCGGTGGTGGCGCGGGGACGGCGGGCGTCCCGGGGACCGGGTCCGCCGCGGGGACGGCCACGGCCGGGCCGGACGGGGGCTCGGGTGCCGCCGGGGCCGGGGCGAGCGGCGCGGCGGCCCGGGCCGGACCCGCGCCCGCCGCGAATCCCGGGCCCGCGGCCAGCACGGCCGACGCCGTGACCGCCGCCGCGACGAACGCCAGCCGGCCGGACCGCGCCCGTGGCTGCTGTGGGGACATGCGGCTCCTCTTCCCGTTCTCGTACTGCCGAATTCGACTTCTCCCACCGGCGGAGCCCGACTTCTGCCGCCGCCCGCCGGAAACCTTTCTCCTGTTCCTGACTGACACTCAGTCATATGAAAGACAATCACGCCACCGCCGCTACGGCTTTCGGGTGCCCCGATCGCCCGCACCGGTGAACCGGCACCCCTCCGACCCGAAAGAAGAAATCCCGTGTCGCTGTTCGACACCGGCGTTCCCGCCGTACTGCTGCGGATCGACCGGAATCCCTTTCACCACGGAACGCTGGGTGCCGTGCGCTCGCTCGGCCGGGCGGGAGTGGCGGTGCACGTGGTCGCCGACTGCGCGAAAAGCCCCGTGGGCGCCTCCCGTTTCGTACGGCAGGTGCACGCACCGCCCCGGCCCGGGGCGTCCCCGGCCGAGATCGCGGACGTGCTGCGCCGGGTCGCCGCCCGGATCGCGCGTCCCGCCGTCCTAATCCCGATGGACGACGCGAGCGCCATCGCCGTGGCCCGGATGCGCGCGGAACTGGCGCCCGCCTATCTGCTGCCCGCGGCGCCGGGCACGCTGCCCGGGCGCGTCGCCGACAAGGCGGAACTGGCCGGACTCTGCGCGGCCCTGGACCTCCCGCACCCGGTGACGGTGGTGCCGGACAGCCCGGCGGAGGCCGCCTCGGCCGCCCGCCGGCTCGGAGTGCCGCTGGTGGCGAAGTGGAGCCGGCCCTGGCTGCTGCCCGCGGACAGCGGGCTGCGCAGCACGGTGCTGGTGCGCTCGGCTCGGCAGGCACGGGAGTTGTACCTGCGGTCCGGCGAGGCGGGCTGCCGGCTGCTGTTGCAGGCGTTCCTGCCGCCGGGTGCGGACCGTGACTGGTTCGCCCACGGGTACGCCGACCGCACCGGCGCGGTGCGCGCGGGCGGCTGCGGCCGCAAGACGCGTGCCCGGCCGCGCGGCGCGGGTCTGACGGCGGCCGGGTGCTGGACGCCCAACGCCCAGGTGCAGGCGCTCACCGAGCGGATCACCGGAGCGCTGGGCTACCGGGGCATCTTCGACCTGGACTTCCGCCGCTGCGGCTCGACGGGGCGCTACCACCTGCTGGACTTCAATCCGCGTCCGGGCGCTCAGTTCCGGCTGTTCACCGACGGCTCGGGCCTGGACGTCGTACGCGCCCTGCACCTGGATCTGACCCACCGTCCGCTGCCGGAGGGCGCGCCGCTGCCGGGGCGGGTGTTCGTGGTGGAGAACTACGCGCCGCTGACCGTCCTGCGGCCGGCGCCCGGCGGGCGCGAACTGGCCTGGCACGCGCGGGACGACCGGGCGCCCGGCCGGGCGCTGTGGGCCCTGTGGGGCCGCCATGCGGCGGGGCGGCTGGTACGGCGGTCACGGCGCGGGGAGCATCCGCAGGCGGCGCAGTGCCCGGCGGAGGGCGGCGTGGTGCTGCGGGCGGTCAGGGCGCCCTCCGTGCCCGGGCAGGCGGAGCCGGTCGAACCGGCCGAGGTGACGGGCAGTCGCTGAGCGGCGGCCCGTCCCCCGGGGCACGCCGGGCGAGGCGTCGGCGGCGGGGCGTGCCCGCGCCGCCGACGCCTCGGCGAGTAAGTCGTGGGGAGGCGCGCGGGCGCGCGGGAACGACGACGGCCTCCACGACCACGACGGGTCGTGAAGGCCGTTGCGGCATGCGCCCCCGGGGGTGCCGGTGCTGTCACGACCGGCGGGGCGGTGCACCGGCCGCGGCGGGACCGGGGCCGGTGCGGGGCCGTTCTACTGGCGCGGCATCGTGCGCCGCCCGCGGCGGTACAGCACCGCTCCGCCGGCGAGGAGCACGGTGCTCGCGGCCGCGGTGGACAGGAGCGCACCGGCGCCCGTCTCGGCCAGCGAGGGCGGGTCCTCGTCGTCGGCGGGCGGCTCCACCTCGGCCGCCGGGGGCTTCTCCTCCGCCGGCGGCGTCACCTTGTCGTCGGCGGGCGGCGGGGTCTCCTTCGGCGTGTGGTCCACGGGGGGCGTCACCCCGTGGCCGTAGCCGTCGTCGCCGTAACCGCCGTCCTCGTCGGCGCAGGTCACCAGGCTCAGCGTGCTCATGGCGTCGGCCAGGGCGCCGCAGAACAGCCCCGACTCCTCGTCGGTGATCTGCACGGTGCTGCGCGAGCCTTCGTCGGCCGAGGCCTCGGCCTGGGCCCGCCCGAGGAGTCCGGAGACCACGTCGCCGGGTCCGGAGCCGTGGCTGTCCGGGCCCCGCTCGCCGGGTTCCTGGTCGTGGTCGGCGGAGGTTGCCTCCGGGTCGTCGGCGCACGCGTCGCCGAACACCGGGTCCAGCACGTCGGTCGCGTGGGCCGTGTCGCCGCACGGCTCCGCCGGCGCGTGGTCCGGGGCCTGGACGGTGTCGCCGGACGAGGCGCCCGGCACATTCATGGCACTGCCGTCCGCCTGCGTGTCGGCAAAGGCGGAACTGCCGCACAGGGACAGAACGCTCGTCGCAGCGACGGCGAACACTCCCCTGCTCAGGGTCTGTCGCACTCTCGTTGTCTTCCTGCTGGTGGTGATGGGAATGCCTGCCCTGGCCCGCGTACGGGGGCCGGGGCCGGCCGTGGCGCAGCCGGGAGGCTGGTGCGGGACGACCTCAGTCGTTGGTGCACTTGTTGCCGTACGCCGGATTCAGGAGGCCGACGCCGTTCACGGTGTTGCCGCACACGTTGACCGGAATGTGCACCGGGACCTGCACGACATAGCCGGTCAGACCGCCGGAGGAACCGGCGGCGGCCTCGGCCACCGCGTCGGCGAAGGCCGGGGCGGCAGAGCCGCCCAGGGCGACGACCGCGCCCGTGACGACTGCGGCGCTCCTCTTCATGGACTTCCCCTTCTCTGCGGTCATGCCTGGGACGACGGACGGAACCGCGCGAGCACGACATGGACGGCTCGCACCATGACCCGCAGGCTGCCAACGAGAAGAAGGCACCTGAAGAAACCTCACCGAAGGGACGACACAGTAGATTTCACTCGAATGTCCCAGAGCGCGGGAGCATCCGGGTGTCAGCGGCCGGGCGCGTAGA contains the following coding sequences:
- a CDS encoding glycoside hydrolase family 26 protein encodes the protein MSPQQPRARSGRLAFVAAAVTASAVLAAGPGFAAGAGPARAAAPLAPAPAAPEPPSGPAVAVPAADPVPGTPAVPAPPPVPQLTQAPPITSTPKDPKDPKDPRDPKDPRDPKDPGDPKDPKDPKDPRDPRERTPAFGAYLHYGSPGVTRMDELSRWLGGAELRVGHTYLPGDRWSNIAGAPGFLDEWARWRNGKPDRIFVLNVPMLERNEEGLPDDEVRRLLRAGAAGRFDHHFRALGERLVRLNAPDTVIVLGWEMNGITYTHRCGPDPAAWKTYWNRIVTTMRSVPGQKFRFDFAPSRGRDAIPWTECYPGDDTVDIIGMDAYDQPRGMSFDEQVAEPYGLRAHVEFAKAHGKPISYPEWGLFRNGDNAAYVRGMLAWMDEHQALYHTLTDYCPHGVWQCDHNPRSAAAYRAVLSARTGDPGTPPAPLPAPAPLPAPTPAPAPQPSRPAAGCSSLNLGGWVERLLVGTLCTRLDRWSRDG
- a CDS encoding chaplin; this encodes MKRSAAVVTGAVVALGGSAAPAFADAVAEAAAGSSGGLTGYVVQVPVHIPVNVCGNTVNGVGLLNPAYGNKCTND
- a CDS encoding chaplin family protein, which encodes MRQTLSRGVFAVAATSVLSLCGSSAFADTQADGSAMNVPGASSGDTVQAPDHAPAEPCGDTAHATDVLDPVFGDACADDPEATSADHDQEPGERGPDSHGSGPGDVVSGLLGRAQAEASADEGSRSTVQITDEESGLFCGALADAMSTLSLVTCADEDGGYGDDGYGHGVTPPVDHTPKETPPPADDKVTPPAEEKPPAAEVEPPADDEDPPSLAETGAGALLSTAAASTVLLAGGAVLYRRGRRTMPRQ